Proteins encoded in a region of the Streptomyces sp. NBC_01471 genome:
- the prfB gene encoding peptide chain release factor 2, translating to MAVVDVSEELKSLSSTMGSIEAVLDLDKLRADIAVLEEQAAAPSLWDDPEEAQKITSKLSHAQAEVRKTATLRGRIDDLAVLFELAEAEDDADTLAEAESELLAVRKALDEMEVRTLLSGEYDAREALVNIRAEAGGVDAADFAEQLQRMYLRWSERHGYGTEVYETSYAEEAGIKSTTFVVKAPYAYGTLSVEMGTHRLVRISPFDNQGRRQTSFAGVEVLPVVEKTDHIEIDETELRVDVYRASGPGGQGVNTTDSAVRLTHIPTGIVVSCQNERSQIQNKASAMNVLQAKLLERRRQEEQALMDSLKGDGGNSWGNQMRSYVLHPYQMVKDLRTEYEVGNPQAVLDGEIDGFLEAGIRWRKQQEK from the coding sequence GTGGCAGTCGTCGATGTATCCGAAGAGCTGAAGTCCCTCTCCTCGACCATGGGGTCGATCGAGGCCGTCCTGGACCTCGACAAGCTGAGGGCCGATATCGCCGTGCTTGAGGAGCAGGCCGCGGCGCCGTCCCTGTGGGACGACCCGGAAGAGGCCCAGAAGATCACCAGCAAGCTTTCGCACGCGCAGGCCGAGGTCCGCAAGACGGCGACGCTGCGCGGGCGGATCGACGACTTGGCGGTGCTCTTCGAGCTCGCCGAGGCCGAGGACGACGCCGACACCCTCGCCGAGGCCGAGTCGGAGCTGCTCGCCGTGCGCAAGGCGCTCGACGAGATGGAGGTCCGCACCCTCCTCTCCGGCGAGTACGACGCCCGTGAGGCGCTCGTCAACATCCGTGCGGAGGCCGGCGGAGTCGACGCCGCGGACTTCGCCGAGCAGCTCCAGCGCATGTACCTCCGCTGGTCCGAGCGGCACGGCTACGGCACCGAGGTCTACGAGACGTCGTACGCGGAGGAGGCCGGCATCAAGTCGACCACCTTCGTCGTGAAGGCGCCGTACGCGTACGGCACGCTCTCCGTCGAGATGGGCACCCACCGGCTGGTCCGTATCTCCCCCTTCGACAACCAGGGGCGCCGCCAGACCTCCTTCGCGGGTGTCGAGGTGCTCCCGGTGGTGGAGAAGACCGACCACATCGAGATCGACGAGACCGAGCTGCGCGTGGACGTCTACCGCGCCTCGGGCCCCGGCGGCCAGGGCGTCAACACCACCGACTCGGCGGTCCGGCTGACGCACATCCCCACCGGCATCGTCGTCTCCTGCCAGAACGAGCGCTCGCAGATCCAGAACAAGGCCAGCGCCATGAACGTCCTTCAGGCGAAGCTCCTTGAGCGCCGCCGCCAGGAGGAGCAGGCGCTGATGGACTCGCTCAAGGGCGACGGCGGCAACTCCTGGGGAAACCAGATGCGTTCGTACGTCCTGCACCCGTACCAGATGGTCAAGGACCTGCGTACGGAGTACGAGGTCGGCAACCCGCAGGCCGTGCTCGACGGTGAGATCGACGGCTTCCTGGAAGCCGGAATTCGCTGGCGCAAGCAGCAGGAGAAGTAG